A single window of Pseudomonas benzenivorans DNA harbors:
- a CDS encoding CaiB/BaiF CoA transferase family protein translates to MQAAKPLTGLKVIELGSLIAGPFAARICAEFGAEVVKVESPDGGDPLRKWRKLYEGTSLWWFVQARNKQSLTLNLKHEAGREVLLKLLAEADILIENFRPRVLEKLGLGWDVLHALNPKLVMVRLSGFGQSGPLKDQPGFGAVGESMGGLRYITGFEDRPPVRTGISIGDSIAALWGVIGALMALRHREVNGGQGQVVDVALYEAVFAMMESMVPEFDVFGFIRERSGNIMPGITPSSIHTCSDGKHVQIGANGDAIFKRFMQAIGRHDLADSPDLASNDGRDARRDELYGVIDRWVGSLPLEQVLATLNRAEVPVSRIFSAEDMLGDPQFLAREMFLSAKLPDGKPFKMPGIVPKLSDTPGSAEWIGPKLGEHTDMLLTELGYDHEQIAELRRSGAV, encoded by the coding sequence ATGCAAGCCGCCAAACCCCTCACCGGCCTGAAAGTGATCGAACTCGGCAGCCTGATCGCCGGCCCCTTCGCCGCGCGCATCTGCGCCGAGTTCGGCGCCGAGGTGGTCAAGGTCGAGTCGCCCGACGGCGGCGATCCGCTGCGCAAGTGGCGCAAGCTGTACGAGGGCACCTCGCTGTGGTGGTTCGTGCAGGCGCGCAACAAGCAGTCGCTGACCCTCAACCTCAAGCATGAGGCCGGCCGCGAGGTGCTGCTGAAGCTGCTCGCCGAGGCGGACATCCTGATCGAGAACTTCCGCCCCAGGGTACTGGAGAAGCTCGGCCTGGGCTGGGACGTGCTGCACGCCCTCAACCCCAAACTGGTGATGGTGCGCCTGTCCGGCTTCGGCCAGAGCGGCCCGCTGAAGGACCAGCCGGGCTTTGGCGCGGTGGGCGAGTCCATGGGCGGGTTGCGCTATATCACCGGCTTCGAGGATCGCCCACCGGTGCGCACCGGCATCTCCATCGGTGACTCCATCGCCGCCCTCTGGGGCGTGATCGGCGCCTTGATGGCGCTGCGTCATCGCGAGGTCAACGGCGGCCAGGGCCAGGTGGTGGATGTGGCGTTGTACGAGGCGGTGTTCGCGATGATGGAGTCGATGGTGCCGGAGTTCGACGTGTTCGGCTTTATCCGCGAACGCAGCGGCAACATCATGCCCGGCATCACCCCCTCCTCTATCCACACCTGCAGCGATGGCAAGCACGTGCAGATCGGCGCCAATGGCGACGCCATCTTCAAGCGCTTCATGCAGGCCATCGGTCGTCATGACCTGGCCGACTCCCCCGACCTGGCCAGCAACGACGGCCGCGATGCACGGCGTGACGAACTCTACGGGGTGATCGACCGCTGGGTCGGCTCGCTGCCCCTGGAGCAGGTTCTGGCCACCCTGAACCGGGCCGAAGTACCGGTCAGCCGGATCTTTTCGGCCGAAGACATGCTCGGCGACCCGCAGTTTCTCGCCCGGGAGATGTTTCTCAGCGCCAAGCTGCCGGACGGCAAGCCGTTCAAGATGCCCGGCATCGTGCCCAAGCTGTCGGACACCCCGGGCTCTGCCGAGTGGATCGGCCCCAAGCTCGGCGAGCACACCGACATGCTGCTCACTGAACTAGGCTATGACCATGAGCAGATCGCCGAACTGCGGCGCAGCGGCGCCGTCTGA
- a CDS encoding YaeQ family protein, with protein sequence MALPSTTYKIDLNLTDLDRSVYQSLRFTVARHPSETEERLAARLIAYALFYHEQLAFGRGLSDVDEPALWEKSLDDRVLHWIEVGQPDSERITWCSRRTEKFSLVAYGNLRVWQTKELDPVRTLKNINVVAVGQEALASLALDMPRALSWSVMISDGELFVTDERGQHEIPLEWLVGER encoded by the coding sequence ATGGCCCTGCCGTCCACCACCTACAAGATCGACCTGAACCTCACCGACCTCGACCGCAGCGTCTACCAGAGCCTGCGCTTCACCGTCGCCCGCCATCCTTCGGAAACCGAGGAACGCCTGGCCGCCAGGCTGATCGCCTATGCGCTGTTCTATCACGAGCAGCTGGCCTTCGGTCGTGGTCTGTCCGATGTCGATGAGCCTGCGTTGTGGGAGAAGAGCCTGGACGACCGCGTGCTGCACTGGATCGAGGTCGGTCAGCCGGACAGCGAGCGCATCACCTGGTGCTCGCGGCGCACCGAGAAGTTCAGCCTGGTGGCCTACGGCAACCTGCGGGTGTGGCAGACCAAGGAACTCGACCCGGTGCGCACCCTGAAGAACATCAACGTCGTTGCGGTAGGCCAGGAAGCCTTGGCCAGCCTGGCCCTGGACATGCCGCGGGCGCTGAGCTGGAGCGTGATGATCAGCGACGGCGAGCTGTTCGTCACCGACGAGCGTGGCCAGCACGAGATTCCCCTGGAGTGGCTGGTCGGCGAACGCTGA
- a CDS encoding homoserine dehydrogenase codes for MKPVKVGICGLGTVGGGTFNVLMRNAEEIARRAGRGIEVAQIALRSQNPQCDITGIAITKDVFELASNPEIDIVIELIGGYTLARDLVLKAIDNGKHVVTANKALIAVHGNEIFAKAREKGVIVAFEAAVAGGIPVIKAIREGLAGNRINWLAGIINGTGNFILSEMREKGRAFEDVLKEAQALGYAEADPTFDVEGIDAAHKLTILASIAFGIPLQFDKAYTEGITKLTTADVNYAEALGYRIKHLGVARSTASGIELRVHPTLIPADRLIANVNGVMNAVMVNGDAAGSTLFYGAGAGMEPTASSVVADLVDVVRALTTDPTNRVPHLAFQPDSLSDHPILAIESCESAYYLRIQAKDHPGVLAQVASILSERGINIESIMQKEVEEHDGLVPMILVTHRVVEARINEAIAALEALDDVVGSVVRIRVEQLV; via the coding sequence GTGAAACCGGTCAAAGTAGGCATCTGTGGGCTGGGAACCGTCGGTGGCGGTACCTTCAACGTGCTCATGCGCAACGCCGAGGAAATCGCGCGTCGTGCCGGGCGTGGCATCGAAGTGGCGCAGATTGCGCTGCGTTCGCAGAACCCGCAGTGCGACATTACCGGTATCGCGATTACCAAGGATGTCTTCGAGCTGGCGAGCAACCCCGAGATCGATATCGTCATCGAGCTGATCGGCGGCTATACCCTGGCCCGCGATCTGGTGCTCAAGGCAATCGACAACGGCAAGCACGTGGTCACCGCGAACAAGGCGCTGATTGCCGTGCACGGCAACGAAATCTTCGCCAAGGCCCGCGAGAAGGGCGTCATCGTCGCCTTCGAAGCGGCAGTGGCCGGCGGTATCCCGGTGATCAAGGCGATCCGCGAGGGTCTGGCGGGCAACCGCATCAACTGGCTGGCCGGCATCATCAACGGCACCGGCAACTTCATTCTCAGCGAAATGCGCGAGAAGGGCCGTGCCTTCGAGGACGTGCTCAAGGAAGCCCAGGCCCTCGGCTATGCCGAGGCCGACCCGACCTTCGATGTCGAAGGCATCGATGCGGCGCACAAGCTGACCATCCTGGCCTCCATCGCCTTCGGCATCCCGCTGCAGTTCGACAAGGCCTACACCGAAGGCATCACCAAGCTGACCACTGCCGACGTCAACTACGCCGAGGCGCTGGGCTATCGCATCAAGCACCTGGGTGTGGCGCGCAGCACCGCCAGCGGCATCGAGCTGCGCGTGCACCCGACTCTGATCCCGGCCGACCGCCTGATCGCCAACGTCAACGGCGTGATGAACGCGGTGATGGTCAATGGCGATGCCGCCGGCAGCACCCTGTTCTACGGTGCCGGCGCCGGCATGGAGCCGACCGCTTCGTCGGTGGTGGCCGACCTGGTCGACGTGGTTCGCGCGTTGACCACCGACCCGACCAATCGCGTGCCGCACCTGGCGTTCCAGCCGGACTCGCTGTCCGACCACCCGATCCTGGCGATCGAATCGTGCGAGAGCGCCTACTACCTGCGCATCCAGGCCAAGGATCACCCGGGTGTGCTGGCCCAGGTGGCGAGCATCCTCTCCGAGCGCGGCATCAACATCGAGTCGATCATGCAGAAGGAAGTCGAGGAGCATGACGGCCTGGTGCCGATGATCCTGGTCACCCATCGGGTGGTCGAGGCGCGCATCAACGAGGCGATCGCCGCCCTGGAAGCGCTGGACGACGTGGTCGGCAGCGTCGTCCGTATCCGTGTCGAGCAACTGGTCTGA
- the thrC gene encoding threonine synthase codes for MRYISTRGQAPALNFEDVLLAGLASDGGLYVPENLPRFTQEEIASWAGLPYHELAFRVMRPFVTGSISDADFKKILEETYGVFAHNAVAPLRQLNGNEWVLELFHGPTLAFKDFALQLLGRLLDHVLEKRGERVVIMGATSGDTGSAAIEGCRRCDNVDIFILHPHQRVSEVQRRQMTTILGDNIHNIAVEGNFDDCQEMVKDSFADQSFLKGTRLVAVNSINWARIMAQIVYYFHAALQLGGPARSVAFSVPTGNFGDIFAGYLARNMGLPISQLIVATNRNDILHRFMSGNQYVKDTLHPTLSPSMDIMVSSNFERLLFDLHGRNGAAIAELMANFKQGGGFSVEEDRWTEARKLFDSLAVDDRATCETIAEVFKECGELLDPHTAIGVRAARECRRSLAVPMVILGTAHPVKFPEAVEKAGIGQSPQLPPHLTDLFEREERCTVLANDLKAVQGFVNAHGNRGKPL; via the coding sequence ATGCGTTATATCAGTACCCGCGGCCAGGCACCGGCCCTGAATTTCGAAGACGTGCTGCTGGCCGGTCTGGCCAGCGACGGCGGCCTCTATGTGCCGGAAAACCTGCCGCGCTTCACCCAGGAGGAAATCGCTTCCTGGGCCGGCCTGCCGTATCACGAACTGGCCTTCCGGGTGATGCGCCCGTTCGTCACCGGCAGTATCAGCGACGCCGATTTCAAGAAGATCCTCGAGGAGACTTACGGGGTCTTCGCCCACAACGCCGTGGCGCCGCTGCGCCAGCTCAACGGCAACGAGTGGGTGCTCGAGCTGTTCCACGGTCCCACCCTGGCGTTCAAGGACTTCGCCCTGCAGCTGCTCGGTCGCCTGCTCGATCACGTGCTGGAAAAGCGCGGCGAGCGCGTGGTGATCATGGGCGCCACCTCCGGTGACACCGGCTCGGCCGCCATCGAAGGCTGTCGCCGCTGCGACAACGTCGACATCTTCATCCTCCACCCGCACCAGCGGGTGTCCGAGGTGCAGCGCCGGCAGATGACCACCATCCTCGGTGACAACATTCACAACATCGCCGTGGAAGGCAACTTCGACGACTGCCAGGAGATGGTCAAGGACAGCTTCGCCGACCAGAGCTTCCTCAAGGGCACGCGTTTGGTGGCGGTCAACTCGATCAACTGGGCGCGGATCATGGCCCAGATCGTCTACTACTTCCATGCGGCCCTGCAGCTCGGCGGTCCGGCGCGCTCGGTGGCGTTTTCGGTGCCGACCGGCAACTTCGGCGACATCTTCGCCGGCTACCTGGCGCGCAACATGGGCCTGCCGATCAGTCAGCTGATCGTGGCGACCAATCGCAACGACATCCTGCACCGTTTCATGAGCGGCAATCAGTACGTCAAGGACACCCTGCACCCGACCCTGTCGCCGTCCATGGACATCATGGTGTCGTCGAACTTCGAGCGTCTGCTGTTTGACCTGCACGGGCGCAACGGCGCGGCGATCGCCGAACTGATGGCCAACTTCAAGCAGGGTGGCGGCTTCAGCGTCGAAGAAGACCGCTGGACCGAGGCGCGCAAGCTGTTCGATTCCCTGGCGGTGGATGACCGGGCGACCTGCGAGACCATCGCCGAGGTGTTCAAGGAGTGTGGCGAGCTGCTCGATCCGCACACCGCCATCGGCGTGCGCGCTGCGCGTGAATGCCGGCGCAGCCTGGCAGTGCCCATGGTGATTCTGGGCACCGCCCATCCGGTGAAGTTTCCGGAAGCGGTGGAGAAGGCCGGCATCGGTCAGTCGCCGCAGCTGCCGCCGCACCTCACCGATCTGTTCGAGCGCGAGGAGCGCTGCACCGTGCTGGCCAACGACCTGAAGGCCGTGCAGGGCTTCGTCAACGCCCACGGCAACCGCGGCAAGCCGCTTTAA
- the gtfA gene encoding sucrose phosphorylase: MPLRNAVQLITYPDRLGRNLGELYQLLDQHLAEALGGVHILPLYPSNADGGFSPLTHMEVDPRYGDWADVERISARFDLCVDLIISHISDESPQFLDFLARGQASPSAELFVQVDRLGEISLEDLAKIHIRKEKEPFRQVQLVDGSQCRVWCTFTERQIDLNYESPQTYQLMEEYMAFLAARGVKLFRLDAFGYTTKRIGSSCFLVEPDVYRILEWFRETGAKYGAEMLPEVHDHISYQYAISRRSMRPYAFALPPLVLHAFLAGNSRYLKQWLRMCPRNQVTVLDTHDGICIPDVEGVLPEAEIRYLVDEVSTRSADPIMRRSAVNVHSVGAIYQLTCTFYEALMRNDEAYIAARAIQFFTPGIPQVYYVGLLAGCNDFELAERSGEARDVNRRYYGQAEAEEALQQPVVQRLLALMRFRCQHPAFGGRFELIQSGDSSLAMAWRHGPHYCRLQVELSTSQAIIHYLDPEDGSEQRMRC; encoded by the coding sequence ATGCCACTGCGCAACGCTGTCCAGCTGATCACCTATCCCGACCGTCTCGGCCGCAATCTCGGCGAACTCTATCAACTGCTCGACCAGCACCTGGCCGAAGCGCTTGGCGGCGTGCACATCCTGCCGCTTTATCCGTCCAACGCCGACGGTGGCTTCTCGCCGCTGACCCATATGGAGGTCGACCCGCGCTACGGTGATTGGGCGGATGTGGAGCGCATTTCGGCGCGCTTCGACCTCTGTGTCGACCTGATCATCAGTCATATTTCCGACGAGTCGCCGCAGTTCCTCGACTTTCTCGCCCGCGGCCAGGCATCGCCGTCCGCCGAGCTGTTCGTCCAGGTCGACAGGCTGGGCGAGATCAGCCTGGAGGACCTGGCGAAGATCCATATCCGCAAGGAGAAGGAGCCGTTTCGCCAGGTACAGCTGGTCGACGGCAGCCAGTGCCGGGTCTGGTGCACCTTCACCGAGCGGCAGATCGACCTGAACTACGAGTCGCCGCAGACCTATCAGCTGATGGAGGAGTACATGGCCTTCCTCGCCGCGCGCGGGGTCAAGCTGTTCCGCCTGGACGCCTTCGGCTACACCACCAAACGCATCGGCAGCAGCTGCTTTCTGGTCGAGCCGGACGTCTACCGGATCCTCGAGTGGTTCCGCGAGACCGGCGCCAAATACGGCGCCGAGATGCTCCCGGAGGTGCACGACCACATCAGCTACCAGTACGCCATCTCGCGGCGCAGCATGCGTCCCTACGCCTTCGCCTTGCCGCCGCTGGTGCTGCATGCCTTCCTGGCCGGCAACAGCCGCTACCTCAAGCAGTGGCTGCGCATGTGCCCGCGCAACCAGGTCACCGTGCTGGATACCCACGACGGCATCTGCATTCCCGACGTCGAAGGCGTGCTGCCGGAAGCGGAGATCCGTTACCTGGTCGATGAGGTCTCGACCCGCAGCGCCGATCCGATCATGCGCCGCTCGGCGGTCAACGTGCACAGCGTCGGGGCCATCTACCAACTGACCTGCACCTTCTACGAGGCGCTGATGCGCAACGACGAGGCCTATATCGCCGCGCGGGCCATCCAGTTCTTCACCCCGGGCATTCCCCAGGTCTACTACGTCGGCCTGCTGGCCGGCTGCAACGATTTCGAGCTGGCCGAGCGCAGCGGCGAGGCGCGCGACGTCAATCGCCGCTACTACGGCCAGGCCGAGGCCGAGGAGGCCCTGCAACAGCCGGTGGTGCAGCGCTTGCTGGCGCTGATGCGCTTTCGCTGCCAGCACCCGGCCTTCGGCGGTCGTTTCGAACTGATCCAGTCCGGCGACAGCAGCCTGGCCATGGCCTGGCGGCATGGTCCGCACTATTGCCGGCTGCAGGTCGAGCTGAGCACCAGTCAGGCGATCATCCATTACCTGGATCCCGAGGATGGCAGCGAGCAGCGGATGCGCTGCTGA
- the recJ gene encoding single-stranded-DNA-specific exonuclease RecJ — protein sequence MRIEPRPLPETLPDLGDLPPLLTRLYAARGVQSAAELDKALARLIPYQQLKGIEAAVTLLVEALEQRQRLLIVGDFDADGATASTVGVLGLRLLGAAEVDYLVPNRFEYGYGLTPEIVAVALQREPQLLITVDNGISSVDGVAAAKAAGLKVLVTDHHLPGAELPAADAIVNPNQPGCAFPSKAMAGVGVMFYVLLALRARLRELDWFARAGLAEPNLAELLDLVALGSVADVVPLDANNRILVHQGLARIRAGRARPGLRAILEVAGRDHRRITSTDLGFILGPRLNAAGRLDDMGLGIECLLCEDEALARDMAAQLDQLNQDRKTIEQGMQREALAQLKELALEDLPFGLCLFEADWHQGVIGILASRLKERYHRPTIAFADAGDGVLKGSARSVPGFHIRDALDAVAAKHPGLISKFGGHAMAAGLSLRQEHFGAFAAAFDAEVRRQLVEDDLTGRLLSDGSLAVEEFHLELARALRNAGPWGQHFPEPLFHGIFQIVQQRVVGEKHLKLVLKTECGGQTLDGIAFNVDREVWPNPTVRWVEVAYKLDVNEYRGQESVQLMVAHIAPR from the coding sequence ATGCGTATCGAACCCCGCCCGCTGCCCGAAACCCTGCCCGACCTGGGCGACCTGCCGCCGTTGCTGACCCGCCTGTATGCCGCCCGCGGCGTGCAATCGGCAGCGGAGCTGGACAAGGCCCTGGCGCGGCTGATTCCGTATCAGCAGCTCAAGGGTATCGAGGCGGCGGTGACGCTGCTGGTCGAGGCCCTGGAGCAGCGTCAGCGCCTGCTGATCGTCGGCGACTTCGATGCCGATGGCGCCACCGCCAGTACCGTCGGGGTGCTCGGCCTGCGCCTGCTCGGCGCCGCCGAGGTCGACTACCTGGTGCCCAATCGCTTCGAGTACGGCTACGGCCTGACCCCGGAGATCGTCGCGGTGGCCCTGCAGCGCGAGCCGCAACTGTTGATCACGGTGGACAACGGCATCTCCAGCGTCGACGGCGTGGCGGCGGCCAAGGCCGCCGGGCTCAAGGTGCTGGTTACCGATCACCACCTGCCCGGTGCCGAATTGCCGGCGGCCGACGCCATCGTCAACCCCAATCAGCCTGGCTGCGCCTTTCCCAGCAAGGCGATGGCCGGCGTAGGGGTGATGTTCTACGTGCTGCTGGCGCTGCGGGCGCGTCTGCGCGAGCTGGACTGGTTCGCCCGGGCTGGTCTGGCGGAACCGAACCTGGCCGAGCTGCTCGACCTGGTGGCCCTGGGCAGCGTCGCCGACGTGGTGCCGCTGGACGCCAACAACCGCATTCTCGTGCACCAGGGCCTGGCGCGCATCCGTGCCGGCCGCGCGCGACCGGGGCTGCGGGCGATTCTCGAGGTGGCCGGACGGGATCATCGGCGCATCACCTCCACCGACCTGGGCTTTATCCTCGGTCCGCGCCTGAATGCCGCCGGGCGCCTGGACGACATGGGCCTGGGCATCGAGTGCCTGCTCTGCGAGGACGAGGCGCTGGCCCGCGACATGGCCGCGCAGCTGGATCAGCTCAATCAGGATCGCAAGACGATCGAGCAGGGCATGCAGCGCGAAGCCCTGGCCCAGCTCAAGGAGCTGGCGCTGGAGGACCTGCCGTTCGGCCTGTGCCTGTTCGAGGCGGACTGGCACCAAGGGGTGATCGGCATTCTCGCCTCGCGCCTGAAGGAGCGTTATCACCGGCCGACCATCGCCTTCGCCGACGCCGGCGACGGGGTGTTGAAAGGCTCGGCGCGCTCGGTGCCGGGCTTCCACATCCGTGATGCGCTGGACGCGGTGGCGGCCAAGCATCCGGGGCTGATCAGCAAGTTCGGCGGGCACGCCATGGCCGCCGGCCTGTCCCTGCGCCAGGAGCATTTCGGCGCCTTCGCCGCGGCCTTCGATGCCGAAGTGCGCCGCCAGCTGGTGGAGGATGACCTGACCGGGCGCCTGCTGTCCGATGGCAGTCTGGCGGTGGAGGAGTTTCACCTGGAGCTGGCCCGGGCGCTGCGCAATGCCGGCCCCTGGGGGCAGCACTTTCCCGAGCCGCTGTTTCACGGCATCTTCCAGATCGTGCAGCAACGGGTGGTCGGCGAAAAGCACCTCAAACTGGTGCTCAAGACCGAGTGCGGCGGCCAGACCCTGGACGGCATCGCCTTCAACGTCGACCGCGAAGTCTGGCCCAATCCCACGGTGCGCTGGGTCGAGGTGGCCTACAAGCTGGACGTCAACGAGTACCGCGGCCAGGAAAGCGTGCAGCTGATGGTGGCGCATATCGCCCCGCGCTGA
- the xerD gene encoding site-specific tyrosine recombinase XerD has translation MPAIDHPLIDRFLDALWLEKGLSVHTRAAYRSDLAHFNGWLDGRGLLLEQAGREAILDYLAWRLGEGYKARSTARLISGLRGFYRYLLREGLIALDPTLQVDLPQLGRPLPKSLSEADVEALLGAPDLDDPLGLRDRAMLEVLYACGLRVSELVGLTLEQVNLRQGVLRVFGKGSKERLVPLGEEAIAWIERYSKEARPLLLDGKPSDVLFPSLRGVQMTRQTFWHRIKHQARAAGIIQALSPHTLRHAFATHLLNHGADLRVVQMLLGHSDLSTTQIYTHIARARLQELHAQHHPRG, from the coding sequence ATGCCCGCCATAGACCACCCCCTGATCGATCGTTTCCTCGACGCCCTGTGGCTGGAAAAGGGCCTGTCCGTGCACACGCGGGCCGCCTATCGCAGCGATCTGGCTCACTTCAACGGCTGGCTGGATGGTCGCGGGCTGTTGCTGGAGCAGGCCGGGCGCGAGGCGATTCTCGACTATCTGGCCTGGCGCCTCGGCGAAGGTTATAAGGCGCGCTCCACGGCGCGGTTGATTTCCGGCTTGCGCGGCTTTTACCGGTACTTGTTGCGCGAAGGCCTGATCGCCCTGGACCCGACCCTGCAGGTTGACCTGCCGCAGCTCGGGCGGCCGCTGCCGAAGTCGCTGTCCGAGGCCGATGTGGAGGCCTTGCTAGGGGCTCCCGACCTGGATGACCCGCTCGGCTTGCGCGACCGGGCCATGCTCGAGGTGCTCTATGCCTGCGGCCTGCGGGTCAGCGAGCTGGTCGGGCTGACGCTGGAGCAGGTCAATCTGCGTCAGGGCGTGCTGCGGGTCTTCGGCAAGGGCAGCAAGGAGCGCCTGGTGCCCCTGGGCGAGGAAGCCATCGCCTGGATCGAGCGCTACAGCAAGGAGGCGCGGCCGCTGCTGCTCGACGGCAAGCCCAGCGACGTGCTGTTCCCCAGCTTGCGCGGCGTGCAGATGACCCGCCAGACCTTCTGGCACCGCATCAAGCACCAGGCCCGGGCCGCCGGCATCATCCAGGCGCTGTCGCCGCACACCTTGCGCCACGCCTTCGCCACCCACCTGCTCAACCATGGTGCGGACTTGCGCGTGGTGCAGATGCTGCTCGGTCACAGCGACCTGTCCACCACCCAGATCTATACCCACATTGCCCGCGCGCGCCTGCAGGAGTTGCACGCCCAGCACCACCCGCGCGGCTGA
- a CDS encoding thioredoxin fold domain-containing protein: MRFTRISAAVAVALASTFALAADPDQAIRKNLLSIQPDMPIEAIAESPMPGLYQVQLKGGRQLYASADGQFVLQGYLYQFKDGQAVNLTEQQESLAIAKQINDVPAKEMVVFPAQQAKTHITVFTDTDCGYCQKLHSEVPELNKLGVEVRYLAFPRQGLQGAAYKELVSVWCAKDRQAAMDLAKARKDVPEAQCDNPVAQQYALGQMIGVNGTPAIVLANGKLIPGYQPAPQLAQQALEAK, translated from the coding sequence ATGCGTTTCACTCGCATTTCGGCGGCTGTGGCTGTAGCCCTGGCCAGCACCTTCGCCCTGGCCGCAGATCCCGACCAGGCGATCCGCAAGAATCTGCTGTCGATCCAGCCCGACATGCCGATCGAGGCCATCGCCGAGAGCCCCATGCCGGGCCTCTACCAGGTCCAGCTCAAGGGCGGCCGCCAGCTGTACGCCAGCGCCGACGGCCAGTTCGTCCTGCAGGGCTACCTGTACCAGTTCAAGGACGGCCAGGCGGTCAACCTGACCGAGCAGCAAGAGAGCCTGGCCATCGCCAAGCAGATCAACGACGTTCCCGCCAAGGAAATGGTGGTGTTCCCGGCCCAGCAGGCCAAGACCCATATCACCGTGTTCACCGACACCGACTGCGGCTACTGCCAGAAGCTGCACAGCGAGGTGCCCGAGCTCAACAAGCTCGGCGTCGAGGTGCGCTATCTCGCCTTCCCGCGCCAGGGTTTGCAGGGGGCGGCCTACAAGGAGCTGGTCAGCGTCTGGTGCGCCAAGGATCGTCAGGCGGCAATGGACCTGGCCAAGGCCCGCAAGGACGTGCCCGAGGCCCAGTGCGACAACCCGGTGGCCCAGCAGTACGCCCTGGGGCAGATGATCGGGGTCAACGGCACGCCGGCGATCGTCCTGGCCAACGGCAAGCTGATTCCCGGCTACCAGCCGGCGCCGCAGCTGGCCCAGCAGGCCCTGGAGGCCAAGTAG